DNA from Algisphaera agarilytica:
CGGCACGGTCGGCATCACTAAAGGTCAGGTCGGACGATAAGCCCAAGCGGGTGTTGCGGCCGTCGATCGCCAGGGGCGTATAGCCTTCGTCGAAGAGGCGACGCTCCAGGGCGTAGGCGACGGGCGACTTGCCCGAGCCGGTGAGGCCGGTGATCCAGACGGTGGCGGGTTGCTGCTTGAGGCGGGTCGCGCGCTCTTCGTCAGAGATCAGCGAAGAGTGCTGACGGGCTTCGGTCGCCAGCGACTGGGCCAACTGCTCACGAGCCACTTGCTTGGCCGTGGTCGACTGGTCGAGGATCATGCCCGCGGCGATGGTGTTGTTGGTCAGGCGGTCGATGACGATGAAGCCGCCGGTGCCGCGGTTCTTCTTGTACGGGTCGAACGCGATGGGGCGGGCGAGTTCGATGACGACCCGCCCGATCTCGTTGAGTTCGAGGGTGGGGGCGTTGTCGTCTTTGTGCAACGTGTTGACGTCCATGCGGTAACGAAGGTCGGAGATCACGCCGGGGGTTTGACGGGTGGTTTGCTTGATGAGGTACTGCCCGCCGGGTTTCATGGCGTCTTCGCTCATCCAGACCAACATCGCTTCGAAGGCCTGAGCGACCTGCGGCTGGTTGTTCACGTGGACGAGCATGTCGCCACGGCTGACGTCGACTTCGTCTTCGAGCGTGATCGTGGGCGACATCGGGGCGAAGGCTTCGTCAACCTCGCCGTCGAACGTGACGATCGATTTCACTTTCGAGGTCTTGCGCGAGGGCAGGACCATGACTTCGTCGCCGGGGCGGACGATACCCGAGGCGAGCGTGCCCGCGAAGCCGCGGAAGTCGAGGTTGGGGCGGTTGACGTACTGAACAGGGAACCGCAGGTCGATGAGGTTGCGGTCGCTGCCGATGTAGACGGTTTCGAGCAGGTGCATCAGCGTGCCGCCGTCGTACCAGGGCGTGTGCTCGCTGGCGTTGACGACGTTGTCGCCGTTAAGGGCGGACATGGGCACGAAGCGGATGTCGGGCAGGTCGAGCTTGGCCGAGAACGCGGCGTATTCCTGCTTGATCTCGTTGAAGCGGTCCTCGGAAAAGTCCACGAGGTCCATCTTGTTCACCGCGACAATCACGTGCTTGATGCCCAAGAGCGACGCGATAAACGAGTGGCGGCGGGTCTGGGTCTGCACGCCGTGGCGGGCGTCGATCAGGATGATCGCCAGGTCGGCGGTCGAGGCGCCGGTGGCCATGTTGCGGGTGTACTGCTCGTGGCCAGGGGTGTCGGCGATGATGAACTTACGCTTGGTCGTCGAGAAGTAGCGGTAGGCCACGTCGATGGTGATACCTTGCTCGCGCTCGGCCTTAAGGCCGTCGGTCAGCAGGGCGGGGTCGAACGTGCCCCCGGTCGTGCCGAACTTCTTGGAGTCGACCTCGAGCGACGCGAGCTGGTCTTCGTAAACCATCTTCGAGTCGTAGAGCAGTCGGCCGATGAGGGTCGACTTGCCGTCATCCACGGACCCGCAGGTCAGGAAGCGCAGCAGCTCTTTCTGTTCGTGCTGCTTGAGGTAAGCGTTGATGTCGGTGGCGATCAGTTCGCTTTGGTGGCTCATGGTGTAGGCGCTAGGGGTTAGGCGCTAGGCGCTAGGTGGTGGTTTGGGACTGGATCAGTCGGGTCAGGAGTTTTCCGACATCCTGGGTTAAGGTCCATGCGGGTTTGATCTGGTCTCTTGATTGCTGGTTGCAGCGGACGGTGAGTTCAATCTGGGTTTCGAGTTCGGCGAGTGAGCCTCGGGCGTATCTCAGATGTTTGGCGTAGTCTTTTCCGGCTCCTCTGCCGTAGCCCTCAGCAATGTTGGAGGGGATGGAGACGGCAGCTCGTTGCATCTGCGATATCAGGCCAAAACGTTCGGATTCGGGCAACTCCATGCAGAGCTTGTATACGGCCTCACAAAGCTCCATCGATTTCTGCCAGGCAATCAGCCCCCGATACCCATGCGTCTCATCGCCCATGACAACCCCCGAAAAACGACCGAGCGCCTAGCGCCGAATCCCTAGCGCCTATTTAGTAGTACCCCTGCTTCTTCTTCTCTTCCATGCCGGCACCGGGGTCTTTGTCGACGGTGCGGCCTTCGCGTTCGCTGCGGGTGGCGAGCAACATTTCCTGGATGATCAGGGGCAGGTCGCGGGCTTCGCTGCGGGTGGCGCCCGAGAGCGGGTAGTCGCCGAGGGTGCGGAAGCGGACCCATTCTTTCTTGGCGGTCTTGCGCAGGTCTTCGGGCATCCGGTCGTCGTCGACGGCGATCAGGTTGCCTTCAAACTCCACGACCTCGCGTTCCTCGGCGAAGTAGGCCGGGACGAGCTGGATGTTCTCGAGGTGGATGTACTGCCAGATGTCCAGCTCGGTCCAGTTGGACAGCGGGAAGGCGCGGATCTGTTCGCCCTTCTGGACGTTGGCGTTGTAGGTATTCCACAGCTCGGGACGCTGGTTCTTGGGGTCCCAGGAGTGGTTGCTGTCACGGAAGGAGTAGACCCGTTCTTTGGCGCGGGACTTTTCTTCGTCGCGGCGGCCGCCGCCGAACGCGGCGTCGAAGTCGTACTTGTCGAGGGCCTGGCGGAGGGCGCCGAGGTTCATCACGTCGGTGAAGACCTTGCTGCCGTCTTTGAAGGGGTCGACGCCTTGCTTGAGGCCTTCCTCGTTGATGTGGACGAGGCATTCCATGCCCAGCTCGCCGACGATGTAGTCGTCGCGGAAGGTGTACATCGACTGAAAGTTCCAGGTCGTGTCGATCTGCAGCAGCGGGAAGGGCGGTTTATCGGGGTAGAACGCCTTGCGGGCCAGGTGGAGCATCACGCAAGAGTCTTTGCCGATGGAGAACAGCATCACCGGGTTGTCAAACTCGGCGACGACCTCACGGATGATATGGATGCTCTCGGCTTCGAGCTGCTTGAGGTGGGTAAGGTTGTGGGATTCCAACGCGGAGGGCCTCCTGATCGGGGGGCGGGTTTCGCTAGGGCTTGGCGTTCCTCGCCGCAATTCGGCCCTAAGACGACACCATAGCCTACTCGGCAAACACGGGCCAACGCATGACCGCCGATCCGGAAATAGCGGCCGATCCTGCTGCGGGTCGTGACGCCTCGGCAGGTCGATTCGCCCGATAACCGCAAGGCGGCTTGGCGGAGCGGCCGCAATGGGCTGCCCTGCTCAGACAGGGGGCCAATGTTTGAATCTTGCGGGCACCGCCGCCGGGGTTTACGATCCCCCAAGCCTTGCTGAACCCTGGAGTAGTGACATGCCCTCACCCGACGACCGCCGATATCTGGACTCTCACGAATGGCACAAGCCCGATGGCGACCTGATTGCCGTCGGCATCAGCCAATTCGCGGTCGATGAACTGACCGACATCACCTACCTGGAGGTCTCGGTCGACTCCGGCCCCATCGAGGCGGGCGACACGTTCGGCGAGATCGAGTCGGTCAAGGCCACCAGCGACCTGTACTGCGGCATCGCGGGCGAGGTCGTGGAGGTCAATCAGGCGGTTGTGGATAACCCGGCCCTGGTCAACGACGACCCGTTCGGCGAGGCGTGGATCATCAAGGTCAAACCTTCCGACGCGGCACAGCTCGAATCACTCAAATCCGCAGCGGATTACGACGCGGATCACGGGTGAACCCGGTAACGCGCATGGTTTGGCGGCGAGCGGTGCGGCCGGTAACATGTTTCTAATCCTTGTCTGCCCGGCTTTCGGAAACGACCCGAGTCATGATTGTCGATCTGCATACCCGCATCTGGGACTCCGTCGAAGCTCTGGGGGCATCTGCGGCACAGACCTACCGCCGACGCCGAGGCGAGCCCTGGGAACACACCCACGCGTCTGAGCAGGCTCACGCCCAGGCGATGGCTCCGGTTGAATATGCCGCGATACTCGGGTTTGAGAGCGGGTTGCTCGAAGCCTCGATCGACGCCGAGCGGGTGCATCAGGCGGTCCAGACCCACCCGGGCAAGTACGTCGGCTTCGTCGGCATCGACCCGACACTGGATAAACCCATCGCCAAACTCGAAGCCGCGCTCGATCTGGGGCTGGTGGGGGTGACGGTCAGTCCCGCCGCGGCGGGCTTCCACCCGGCCGACACCCGGGCCATGGATCTTTATGAGGCCTGTGAGTCGCGCGGCGTGCCGATCATCATCGAATCCAACGCGATGATCTCCCAGGACTCAAAGCTCGAGTTCGCCATCCCGTACCTGCTGGACGAGGTGGCCCGGAGCTTCCCCAAGCTGAAGCTGGTGCTCAGTTCGTTCGGCCTGCCGTGGATCGACCAGTGCGTCACGCTCATGGCCAAACACCCCAACATCTACGCCGACGTCTCGGGACTCGTGATCCAGTCGTGGCAGCTCTACAACGCGATGGTGCAGGCTTTCCAGGCCGGGGTGATGAACCAGGTGCTGTTCGGCAGCGGCTTCCCCTTCGGCAACCCGGAGCAGGCGATCGTCACGCTGTACTCGGTCAACGTCACGTCTCAGGGCACGCCGCTGCCCAGCGTGCCCCGCGAGCAGCTGCGCACCGTCGTCGAACGTGACACCCTGGCGGAGTTGGGCATTGCCAAGCCCACGGGTGACGCCAAGCCCGCCGAGCCGACCGAAGAGCCGCCCAGCGAATTCGAGAAGATCGCGATCGCTCAAGACCAACAGGACCCGCCCAAGTGAGCACGGAACCGCTCCCGCCCAATCGATTCTGCCGGTGGACCGGCGTGCCCTTGGTTGGGGTGGTAATGATGGCGTTACTGGTCGGCCTACTGGCCGGATGCTCGCGGCCGCTGGTCGATGGTGACGCCGAGCTTCAGATCTCCAGCCGAGAGACCGAGGGCCGTGAAGGCACGAAACTGTCGGGCGAGTTCACCCAGGCCTATTACCGGTTCACCGACCAGAACACTGTCACCGTCGTACTGCTGCAAGGGCCCGATGACGCTCCGGAGCGGGTTGCCTCGCTGGAGATGTTTTGGAAAGCCCGTGCGGGCCTGACGCCGATCGACCGGACCGCGACCAATGCATTGGTGCGTTTCTACGAGTTCCGCGACACCGCGGCCGAGCCCAACACCGTCGGCGTCTACGCCGGTGCGGGGTTTATCCGCCTGCACGACAACCCGAGCGTGGGCACGATTGACGGCAACCTCTGGGATGCCGACCTCCGGCTAACCGACCGCTCAACCGATTTCACCGACCGCCTGGGCCGCGCGGTCTTCGCGGGTTCGTTCACCGCCCAACGCGACGATGCGCGGGTCACCTCGATCCTGCGTGAACTCAACCAGCAACTCGAAGAACGGCTGGGCTACCCGCGGCTGGTCTTACACGATCCCCCCTCGAACCATCTCATGTCTTGGAGCCATTGATGATCCACGCCCCCAACCGCCAGACTCGCCCCCTGAAAGTGTGGGGGCTGCTTCTCTCGATGCTTCTGGTGATGGGTGTTGGTTTCTCGGCCCAGGCCCAAGACGCCGCCGAACTAACCCCTCCGGCGGTGGCTGAAACCACCGGGGCCGTGGCCGAAGAGGCTGAGCAAGTCGCGCAAGACGCGGCGGAAGCGGCTGATGCGTCGGCCGCCGATGGCTCGACCGACGCCACTGCTTCAGCTGATGAAGAACCCCCTTCGTTGGGTGATCGTCTGGACTCGATCCTCAATCCCATCAACGGGGCGATCTTTACCACCCTGTTTTTCGATGTCAGCTTCGGCCTGTTTGGCGAAGACGTGAAACTGCCGTTCCTTGTTGTTTGGCTGGGTTTCGGGGCGATGTTCTACACCGTGTACCACGGCTTCATCAATATCCGGGGCTTCCGCCACGCCTGGCAGATCGTACGCGGCAAGTGGGCGGGGTCGGCCGACGACGGCGACATCCCGCCGTTTCGTGCGCTGACGTCGGCGCTCTCGGCCACGGTCGGGCTGGGCAATATCGCGGGTGTCGCCATTGCGATGGTGGTCGGCGGGCCCGGGGCGTTGTTCTGGATGATGGTGCTCGGCCTGTTTGGCATGACCAGTAAGTTCCACGAGACCACGCTGGCACAGATGTTCCGCGTCAAGAACGACGACGGCTCGATGTCGGGCGGGCCGATGTACTTCCTCGACCGCGGCCTCAAGCAGATCAACCCCAATCTCGAGCCGCTGGGCAAAACGCTCGCGGTGGTATTCGCGATCTTCCTGATGGGTGCGGCGCTCGGTGGCGGCAACATGTTCCAGGCGAATCAGAGCTTCGAGGCCTGCTTCGATCAGTTTGTGCAACCCTTCCTCGCCGATGAAAACGTCGAAACCGCAAGACGCGCGGGCAGCGTGGGATTTGGCATCGTGATGGCCGCGATGGTGTCGGTGGTGATCATCGGCGGGATCGGCCGGATCGGGGCGGCGACCTCGATCATCGTGCCGGTGATGGCGACGGTTTATGTCGCCGCGTGCAGCTTTATCATCGTGACGAATGCCGAGCAACTTCCTTCACTCATCGGATTGATCTTCCAGGAGGCGTGGGCCCCCGAGGCGGGGCTGGGAGGTGTGCTCGGGGCGATGATGGTGGGCTTTCAACGCGCCGCCTTCTCCAGCGAGGCGGGCATCGGCAGCTCGGCCGTCGCCCACTCGGCGGCGAAAGTGGATGAACCCATCCGGGAGGGCTTCGTGGCGTCGCTTGAGCCGTTCATCGACACCATCGTCATCTGCTTTATGACCGGCATGGTGGTGTTGATCACCGGGACTTACCAGGACTTTGAACCCAACGCCGCCGGGGCCGCGGTGACCCTGGCCGCCTTCGAGTCGCGCCCGATTATGGAGACGCTGCAGTTCCCGAAGATCCTGACGATCAGCATCGTCCTCTTCGCGTTCTCCACCATGATCTCCTGGTGCTACTACGGCGAACGGGCTTGGGGCTACCTCTTCGGCATCAAGAGTGTGATCGTGTTCCGGCTCGTGTTTGTGGTGTGCGTGTTCGTCGGCTCGGTGGCGTCGCTGGGCTCGGTGATCGACTCGGCCGACGCGATGCTGCTGGCTTGCGGCCTGCCCAACATCCTGGGCGGAATCATCCTCGCGCCGCTCGTGAAGAAACGCCTCAAGGCCTATTGGCTGCGGTACTGCAGCGGCGAGATGAAGCCCGGCGAGGTCGTCGCAAAAATACCGAGCGACGATGGGCCCGGCGCGAACATCTAATCGGGCAGTTGGCAGGTATTCGTCAGGCGGCGGGTCGTCATTCACTCATGAATACCTCGCGAATCTGGCCGATATTACCCGTGTATGAATACGGCCAACCCCAACGCAGAGACCTATAACTCGTCCGAAGTCACCCAAACGGATTCGGCCAATCTAACCGTACTCGCCGTGCGCGGCGGCGTGGGTGGGGTGCTGATGGGGTTGGCGAACCTTGTGCCGGGGATCAGCGGGGGGACCATGCTGCTGGCGGCGGGGGTGTATCCCCGGTTCATCGCGGCGATCGGCGAGGTGACCACGCTCAAGTTCCGCAAGGCGTCGGTTGTCGTGCTGGGCAGCGTGGTGCTGGCGGCGTTGGCGGCGATTGTGCTGCTGGCCGGGCCGGTGAAAGAACTGGTGGTGAATCAGCGGTGGGTGATGTACAGCCTGTTCATCGGGCTGACGCTCGGCGGGGTGCCGGTGGTGTGGCGGCTGATCACAGCAAACGGACGCAAGGCTGATGCCTCGGTCTGGATCGCGGCGGTCGTCGGATTTATCGCGATGGCGGCTCTGGCGGTCTACCAATCCGCGGGCGGCGGGAGCGACGTCGAACGCACCGGGTTCGTCTTCATGCTGCTCGCCGGAGTGGCGGGGGCGTCGGCGATGATCCTGCCGGGCGTCAGCGGCGGGTACCTGCTGCTGGTACTGGGCGTGTACGTGCCGATCCTCGCGGGGGTCGATGCGTTCAAGGACGGGCTGAAGACCCAGGACATGGAAGTGCTCACGAGCGTCGGCCTCGCGGTCGTGCTGCCCGTCGGGCTCGGCGTGTTGCTGGGCGTGGTGGGGGTGAGCAACCTGCTCAAGTGGCTGCTCGAACGCTTCGAGAAGGCGACCCTGGGCGTGCTGCTCGGCTTGCTGCTCGGTGCGGTGGTGGGGCTGTGGCCCTTCCAGGCGTCGGTCGAGCCCAAGGAAGGCGACACGATCAAGGCCCAGGTCGTGACCCATGCGGTGCCGACGGTGTGGGAAGACGATGAACCGCAGCCGACCGAAGCGACGTGGATCTTCGCCGAGTCTGGCGAGGCCGTGGACGCCGAGGATCTGCCCACCGCATTCTTCAAGCCCAACGCCACGCAGATCGGCGGGGCGGCGGGGTTGATCCTGCTCGGTCTCGCGGTGACGCTCTTGGTCGACCGACTGGGGAGGGAAAAGCCCGAGAAACCCGTGGGGCAATCCGAGGGATAATCCGCTACTCTGTGCGGCTCCTAAAGGTTCTACACGGGAGTCACCACATGAATGTCCTCGTCACCGGCGGTGCCGGCTACATCGGATCACACGCCGTCCAACGCCTCCTCGCCGACGGTAATACCGTCGTCGTCATGGACAACCTCTTCCGCGGCCACCGCGCTGCGGTGCCTGCCGAGGCCACGTTTGTGCAGGGCGACCTCCACGACTACGACCTCATCGTCAAGACGCTGAAAGACCACGCCATCGAGTGTGTGATTAACTTCGCCGCCTGGACCTACGTCGGCGAATCAGTCGAGCAGCCGCTGGGCTACTACCACAACAACACCGCAGGCGTGCTGACCCTGCTGCGGGCGATGGCCGAGGCGGGCGTGAACAAGATCGTCCACTCCTCGACCGCCGCGACCTACGGCGAACCCGACGAGATGCCCATCACCGAGGACACGCCCCAAGCGCCCATCAACCCCTACGGCATGTCCAAGTACATGGTCGAGCAGATCCTCCGCGACACCGCCAACGCCAACCCCGAATTCGCCTTCGCCTGCCCCCGCTACTTCAATGTGGCGGGCTGCGACCCCGAGGGACGCATCGGGGAAGACCACAGCCCCGAGACCCACCTCATCCCCGTTCTCCTTGAAGCCGCCACCGGCAAACGCGAGAAGGCCTACATCTTCGGCACCGACTACCCCACGCCCGACGGCACCTGCATCCGCGACTACGTCCACGTGGTGGACTTGATCGACGCCCACGTCCTGCTGATGAACGCCCTGAAGCCCGGCCAGCAGCTTTTCTACAACCTGGGCATCGGCAACGGCATGTCGGTCCGCGAGATCGTCGACGCGGTCAAGAAGGTCACCGGCGTCGATTTCACCGTCGAGATCGGCGACCGCCGCGCGGGCGACCCCCCGTCGCTCTACGCCGACCCGAAGAAGATCAAGGAAGAGCTCGGCTGGGAAGCCAAGATCACCGACACCGAGACGATGGTGGCCGATGCCTACAAGTGGTTCAAAGCAAATCCCGAAGGCTACGGTGATGGCTGAGAATTGAACGCTGACGCGATTTGAGTTGAATTGAGTCTCTAGGAAATCGCCGCTGACTTCCTGGAGTCACCCCAAAGAGACCACCCGCCGAACGAGGTGCCACAAGCAACACCGGTTTTATCGGCCGATGCTGGCCGTCGCGAGCTATCTCATGCGTTAATGCCCGACTACGTAATTACCGAAAAACCAGAGAGGGTTTATTGGGATAGGAGCAGGCCTTCATGACTGAGGCCCAGGAGGAAACGAGCTGGCATGTGGAGCCGACAGAAGATCTCAGATTCAGCCGCTTCCTCGTCTGGTCCGCCCACGACTGAAGCCCGCCAGTACGGTTCAATCAAGCCCGCGTTCGCCATGGTGGCGATCCTCATCGGCGGGGTTTTCT
Protein-coding regions in this window:
- the gcvH gene encoding glycine cleavage system protein GcvH, with the protein product MPSPDDRRYLDSHEWHKPDGDLIAVGISQFAVDELTDITYLEVSVDSGPIEAGDTFGEIESVKATSDLYCGIAGEVVEVNQAVVDNPALVNDDPFGEAWIIKVKPSDAAQLESLKSAADYDADHG
- the cysD gene encoding sulfate adenylyltransferase subunit CysD, which produces MESHNLTHLKQLEAESIHIIREVVAEFDNPVMLFSIGKDSCVMLHLARKAFYPDKPPFPLLQIDTTWNFQSMYTFRDDYIVGELGMECLVHINEEGLKQGVDPFKDGSKVFTDVMNLGALRQALDKYDFDAAFGGGRRDEEKSRAKERVYSFRDSNHSWDPKNQRPELWNTYNANVQKGEQIRAFPLSNWTELDIWQYIHLENIQLVPAYFAEEREVVEFEGNLIAVDDDRMPEDLRKTAKKEWVRFRTLGDYPLSGATRSEARDLPLIIQEMLLATRSEREGRTVDKDPGAGMEEKKKQGYY
- the galE gene encoding UDP-glucose 4-epimerase GalE codes for the protein MNVLVTGGAGYIGSHAVQRLLADGNTVVVMDNLFRGHRAAVPAEATFVQGDLHDYDLIVKTLKDHAIECVINFAAWTYVGESVEQPLGYYHNNTAGVLTLLRAMAEAGVNKIVHSSTAATYGEPDEMPITEDTPQAPINPYGMSKYMVEQILRDTANANPEFAFACPRYFNVAGCDPEGRIGEDHSPETHLIPVLLEAATGKREKAYIFGTDYPTPDGTCIRDYVHVVDLIDAHVLLMNALKPGQQLFYNLGIGNGMSVREIVDAVKKVTGVDFTVEIGDRRAGDPPSLYADPKKIKEELGWEAKITDTETMVADAYKWFKANPEGYGDG
- a CDS encoding alanine/glycine:cation symporter family protein, which produces MIHAPNRQTRPLKVWGLLLSMLLVMGVGFSAQAQDAAELTPPAVAETTGAVAEEAEQVAQDAAEAADASAADGSTDATASADEEPPSLGDRLDSILNPINGAIFTTLFFDVSFGLFGEDVKLPFLVVWLGFGAMFYTVYHGFINIRGFRHAWQIVRGKWAGSADDGDIPPFRALTSALSATVGLGNIAGVAIAMVVGGPGALFWMMVLGLFGMTSKFHETTLAQMFRVKNDDGSMSGGPMYFLDRGLKQINPNLEPLGKTLAVVFAIFLMGAALGGGNMFQANQSFEACFDQFVQPFLADENVETARRAGSVGFGIVMAAMVSVVIIGGIGRIGAATSIIVPVMATVYVAACSFIIVTNAEQLPSLIGLIFQEAWAPEAGLGGVLGAMMVGFQRAAFSSEAGIGSSAVAHSAAKVDEPIREGFVASLEPFIDTIVICFMTGMVVLITGTYQDFEPNAAGAAVTLAAFESRPIMETLQFPKILTISIVLFAFSTMISWCYYGERAWGYLFGIKSVIVFRLVFVVCVFVGSVASLGSVIDSADAMLLACGLPNILGGIILAPLVKKRLKAYWLRYCSGEMKPGEVVAKIPSDDGPGANI
- a CDS encoding four helix bundle protein yields the protein MGDETHGYRGLIAWQKSMELCEAVYKLCMELPESERFGLISQMQRAAVSIPSNIAEGYGRGAGKDYAKHLRYARGSLAELETQIELTVRCNQQSRDQIKPAWTLTQDVGKLLTRLIQSQTTT
- a CDS encoding undecaprenyl phosphate translocase family protein; its protein translation is MNTANPNAETYNSSEVTQTDSANLTVLAVRGGVGGVLMGLANLVPGISGGTMLLAAGVYPRFIAAIGEVTTLKFRKASVVVLGSVVLAALAAIVLLAGPVKELVVNQRWVMYSLFIGLTLGGVPVVWRLITANGRKADASVWIAAVVGFIAMAALAVYQSAGGGSDVERTGFVFMLLAGVAGASAMILPGVSGGYLLLVLGVYVPILAGVDAFKDGLKTQDMEVLTSVGLAVVLPVGLGVLLGVVGVSNLLKWLLERFEKATLGVLLGLLLGAVVGLWPFQASVEPKEGDTIKAQVVTHAVPTVWEDDEPQPTEATWIFAESGEAVDAEDLPTAFFKPNATQIGGAAGLILLGLAVTLLVDRLGREKPEKPVGQSEG
- a CDS encoding amidohydrolase family protein, whose protein sequence is MIVDLHTRIWDSVEALGASAAQTYRRRRGEPWEHTHASEQAHAQAMAPVEYAAILGFESGLLEASIDAERVHQAVQTHPGKYVGFVGIDPTLDKPIAKLEAALDLGLVGVTVSPAAAGFHPADTRAMDLYEACESRGVPIIIESNAMISQDSKLEFAIPYLLDEVARSFPKLKLVLSSFGLPWIDQCVTLMAKHPNIYADVSGLVIQSWQLYNAMVQAFQAGVMNQVLFGSGFPFGNPEQAIVTLYSVNVTSQGTPLPSVPREQLRTVVERDTLAELGIAKPTGDAKPAEPTEEPPSEFEKIAIAQDQQDPPK
- the cysN gene encoding sulfate adenylyltransferase subunit CysN produces the protein MSHQSELIATDINAYLKQHEQKELLRFLTCGSVDDGKSTLIGRLLYDSKMVYEDQLASLEVDSKKFGTTGGTFDPALLTDGLKAEREQGITIDVAYRYFSTTKRKFIIADTPGHEQYTRNMATGASTADLAIILIDARHGVQTQTRRHSFIASLLGIKHVIVAVNKMDLVDFSEDRFNEIKQEYAAFSAKLDLPDIRFVPMSALNGDNVVNASEHTPWYDGGTLMHLLETVYIGSDRNLIDLRFPVQYVNRPNLDFRGFAGTLASGIVRPGDEVMVLPSRKTSKVKSIVTFDGEVDEAFAPMSPTITLEDEVDVSRGDMLVHVNNQPQVAQAFEAMLVWMSEDAMKPGGQYLIKQTTRQTPGVISDLRYRMDVNTLHKDDNAPTLELNEIGRVVIELARPIAFDPYKKNRGTGGFIVIDRLTNNTIAAGMILDQSTTAKQVAREQLAQSLATEARQHSSLISDEERATRLKQQPATVWITGLTGSGKSPVAYALERRLFDEGYTPLAIDGRNTRLGLSSDLTFSDADRAENLRRAAELAKTANHAGLITVCAFLSPSADDRATAKEIVGEDRFFEIFTDAPEDVCKERAKEEGSNMAAFSDMAAPYEAPESPALRLATNDLSIDECVEKIMVLLREQGVLQ